agaaatgaTTGTGGACACCAtgaaatacccatttcacagaagaaaatttGGTAATGCTCAGAGCCATCCCCAAAGTAGGCCAACCACCtacacctcccccccaaaaaacacagacaaaaaaagcAAGCTACCCCATCTTCAAAGCTAACAGGCAATGTCTCCAACCAAAGATAAAGCAAACGAAACCTTGAATTTTAATGGGGAGGGACAGAAGGCCTTAGCAGGCACCAAGAAAAATGGTGCCCACAGGTGTCACATCAGGGATCTCAGTGTTGCAGCAAAGCGATACACACTGAGACAAAAGGAAATCCACCTTCATatatagcaggggtagccaatctgatgttgtccaactcccatcagtcctagccagtgtggtcgtctgtatatcttaagttattgatatttctccctccaattttcacacctccttcatcttggtccaatcctgctttccttatgatatgttctgtgtatagattaaacaaataggatgataaaatacacccatcttacaccctttccgattgggaaccaatcggtttctccctattctgtccttacagtaacctcttgtccagagtataggttgtgcatcaggacaatcagatgctgtggcacccctttttcttttaaagcattctatagttgttcatgatctacacagtcaaaggctttgctataatctataaaccacagggtggctttcttctgaaattcctaggTTGGACTAATGTTTGTGTTCTTCTGCATTAACAAAAATCCTCTTATTAAGGCTCCTCTTTTCTGCACATTTTAGACAGACGTGTAGACAGAAGTAcccgttttaatgttcttttgactaatatacagtTCGCTAAGTAACAGTCTGGAACCCACCTTGATAAGTTGGTGAAATGATTCCAGTACATGTCATCTTAAATACGTAGCCTGAGTGAAAAACACAGTAGAAATTTGTATGTACACTCAAGCACAGCACACAAAATGATGATCATTAGAGGAATTATACAACAtacatactgtattttatatatatatatagtttatttCACACAATCCTGATAAGAGTTACAGGTATATTGGGAATCATTTACATTTCCATAGTACATGGAGTGGCCATATAGCTTCTGATGCAAGTAACATACGTTGTGTAAAGCGTACACTTTTCCAATCAACCCACCCGCCATTCACACAATGGATTTTCAAAGCTAATACTAGATTCAGCTACGTAGGAAAGCCTCAAGAATGCTAGGATACAGCGTTGGGTGTCATACAACACTGTAGGTCACAATGGGACAAGCTAAACTACTTTAATTTTCAATCTAGTATTTCTAGTCTACctgcattattgcatttatacgcattttaaaattcaaataaaaGAGAATACTATATGGGAAAGGAAAAAATTCTTTGCTGTTTTTAAGGAGTTGAGCTGCAGCCCATACAAAGTGTCCATACAAGCATAGGCAAGATTATAAATTCAAAAAGGTACAAATTAGTTTTCTAGCTTGGTGTGTCGGTAGGTTTCCGTTTCCCTTTGGGAAATGTAGTCACCAACAGCTGGCTCAAAAAAACCCCTAAAGCTGCATGTTAAACACACAGGCTAATATATGTTAAGTGATAAGTGAATCTGTTCATTGGGGTGGGGGAGCGGAACTTAAGAAACAGAAATTATTTGGGGGGCCCATTAGTTAATGGGGAGACCCTTCAGAAACACTTTGTTTTTGTAATGACTTTTTGCTATGAAGTTCATCTGGTATACTTTTGTTTTGTTCAAGTGGTTCTCTAAAGCAGATAGTGAATGTTCAGACTGAATAAATCGGCATTTCCCATTTGCAAGTATTATTCCATGCTTTCCCCTAACCTTTGGTTTAGGAAAACGCATAATGATTAAAAGAGGGCTGGGAGGTTACCAGAAGTATATTTATGAAAACACATAGACTTAACACAAAAGGGATTCTGAGGCAATAGTATTCTCCTTGCTCTCTTGGTAGTTTAGGAGACTAGATGAAGCTAGTGGTAGAAAAACTGGCAAATGATAAAACTGGATTACATTGAAAGAAAATTTAAATGGATTTTTCACAACTAGGCATTGTTACAAGTGTTGCCCATAAATCCTGCATAACCATCCATAATGTTGGAACTGTAATTTCTAGTGTCAACATTTGGGTTCAGATCAAGGCATTGCCTCAGTTCTTGGGGCTATAATGGAAAGCTATAGCAGAGCTATTTTTCATATTCAAGACAATTTGGGCATCTCTCATTCTTTTTGGGTTACATGTGAATGCTATTACTACAGGAGAGAATTTGGAAGAAAAATCAAAATGTATATAGCAGCCAATGCAGGTTTTACATTCACATTAGGAATAGAATTCAACCTCACATTCATGATGACCTTAAGAGTCAAACTAAAGATGATGACTATGCAGCATAGAATGGGAAGTTCAATTATGTGGAGAAGCCGAAGCAGGGACCATTTATGTGCCTTAGCAGAGGGTTCAGGAAGAAACAAGCAAATAGAGTAAGAAGAATCGCTTCCCACCTAAAGTCCATGTGGCAAGATGATGGCAGAACTTCCATGGAATGGATGAATGTGGGGCAGGGAAGATAGCAAAGGAATGAAAAGACAGATGGAGGAAAGACTTCGGGTTGGTGGTAGAAGTAACTCTAGGCATCCCATTTGCCTGCTTTCAACACTTATCACATTTGTGAAAGCTGTTCTTTCAAGCTTAAGCTATACATGACATCACATGTAGGTTTTACCTTGATGCTTCCCTTTCTATTTCCCTTGCACCTAAAAACAGCCACCCAGGTCACAGTCTCCCAGAAGTATCTCAACCCTTGCCTGCCAGTTTTTTACTTCCAAattctgcccctcccctcctgccttcaCACACTGACTGCCCGTTTTCTGCTTCCAAATTCTGGATGGCCTGGGGCACTGCTTTAGGTAAAGAAACAACAaaagttgggagacaaactctacACAGTTAACAAGTACAATTAGTGAATTTCCCCCATAGCAAATAACAGCAATGTTAGGTCTGTGCTAGCTGCTTTCATGTGTATGCAAGTCATCTCTACATGTTCAGAGCAGCAGATCCCCAATTACTCTTAGTCACCTTGATGTACTCAGGGTAGATCTTAGCCACCCGTGTAATGCATGCCTATGAGTGAAATGAAGGCTCTAATATGCATTACTGTTTCCGAGTACGAAATCAGAGGACTGTAGTTTTTCTGGATTAATTAAACACCAGTATCAGAGTATAATCTTGTGAGAGACCAGAAGTAGGCCTGTTACTCTTTTGCCCAAAAGAGATATATTCCATTTTCTCTGGTTTCATGTTCACAACACGTAGTGACTAATATGAGTGGAGTATTTTACTCTCATAGGAGAGCACACGCAAGAACTAAACTGGCTTCCTTCACATAGCTTTGCCTGGATACCTTAGTTCTGACCTGCAGCTGTATACTTCAATCCATAGAATTGTATGTCTAGCATAATAATGCACAGTTCTATTAGCAAACACCCATTCCTAGTAAACACGGGGAACAGAATGAATGGAGCAAACCAAGATTCCCAATATTGCAAGGTAACCAAAGTTCACAATCCCCTTGGATTTCAGTGAAGTCAGACAACCCTTTTTGTATCCAGGGCCTGCTTTATCCCGAAAGCATCAAAAAAGTGAACTGTGAATGAATTGCACTTCCAAGTTAATGGGTACAAACTTTCGTGTCTCCCCTATGGGTAAATACCTGAGCTCAAGCCATGGGAACAGGTGGCACATCCCTGCAGCAAACCATTACATATTCACAGGAAGTGTGACACACTCATACTTTGGCTTTTGGCACATCCTGATAATGCACAAAATAACGATAGATACCTACAGCTACCAGCAGCAGGTTCCAAATAAGTTAGCATGCCCTACTCAATATTAGTTAAATTTGATGCCCAGTCCAACCCCCCACAAATTCTATGAGGTTAAATTGCTATTCTGGCACATACAACAAGCATTTCAAATAAGTAGGTTCCTGCAATTATTACAGAAACCTAGTGCACAATCCAGCCATCCTTCACATTCTTCAGTTCACCTCCTATGTGTACTGCTCTGCATGAGGGAGTTACCTGCCACTAATTCCTCTCTAGGCAGCCATCCTGAGAGCAGTGCTTGCACTACATGTACCTGAAAGCTTACATCAATCTGACAGGATCAGACCTTTGTACTGGTGGACCTATTGCCACAAactaaataaggctgcaatcctatacttacccagcagtaagtcccactgaactcagtggggcctaTTTCTGAATAGACGTGTAGGATTGCCCTGTAAGATAGCAGATGCGTTATAGAGTTTCATGCTTGCacttgggagacccaggttctaaACCAGAGttaaggaacctgtggtcctctgggtgttgttggactccagtttccatcagcaccagccagcatggaaaatggccagggatgatgggagctgtactccagcaacatctggcagtcCAACAACGTTGGGTTCCTTTGCCCTGTTCTAAGCCCTGCTCCGCTATGGAGCCCATTGGGTGACTTTGGTCCAATCATtacctctcaacctaacctatctcataggtttgttgcaaggataaaagggGGCAATATCCATGAGAGCTGGGAAGGAGGGCAAGATATAAAAGTCAATagtaaatgaaagaaaaattagtTGATAAGCTGTATAACAATAGTCTAGCCCTTCTGCACAGTTGAGAGAAACACACTTTTTGCCACTAGCTATTTGGGCAAAAATAGTTGAAAGAGCTGAAGAAAGAGTGAATAGATGTAATCCTGATTCTACTCAAGCCTGAAGCACTCAGCAGCCCCCAGTTCTAAAGGTCAGAAGGGTTCTCTTTGTTGCCAGACATGACAGTAGCTAAAATACTAGATTGATTTCAGCCTCATAGACCTAGAGAAACCCATGTACCAGATCATCTATAATTCATAGCATAGCCAGTATTAGGGACCAGGTGACACTGATGGCTATTAATAGCTCTGTTCAATGCACAACTAAGCAGCAACCAAAAGCCACCAATGAGATGTGACAGACTTTGTATAATTAAAGGGCTGTGCAAATCAGGATGCAGCACAGTCCAATTTGCTCAGCTTCTTTAAGCAGACAGAGTCCGCACATGGTCAGGAATGTGCATTTAGAAGCTTGCATGGCTTACCAATATAGCCATGTTATTCACTGCAAGGTTTGCACTTTCATAAAGCACAAGTTTAGTAAGTTTGGGGACACATGTAAATTCCTCTCTCTCCCCAAACGCATGATCTCCCAGTTCGGGTTACATTGTCACAACAAAGTGCCTTGTTGCAGTGCAATCAACTGAAGATGTGGGTGGGCTATTTAGGAAACTCATGAAGCAAATCAGCCCACGTCCTACTTCAATATAGCCAAGACCACCAATGCAGGAGCAGCTGGAAAGGAGAAGCCACCCGGCAAGGAGCAGCAATGTGAGCAACCTTCTGTTTGTCCAAGAGTCAATGATGGGCAGGGGTCAGAATGACACACCAACACCATCTGGTCTACATGCAAACTTCAGGAAGGAATGAGCTAGCACATGCTGCCAAACACAAAACATGCGCAGTGCTATTTTTTGTTGTCTGCGTCAGAGGATTATACTGACTAAAAGGGCCTGTTTAGAAGAAGTAGTTTTTGGCTCCTAGCACAAGAGTGATTGCATTCATCAGCTGGCTAACCATACAATATTTTATTGGGAGGAAACCATGGCTTTGGGTGCTGCATGATAGAATGCAAGTGGCACAGAACATGGACACTTTGTGTGAATGCAGGTATGCAAATAATGGTTGCCTTTTGTACAAAGATACAGGTTTTGTAGCTTTACAAATATTTTAGTAAACTGTAATATATATACACAGATATTCTCAATTAAGGGATAGGAAAGcttgtatacatacatacacacaaaaatacaggTGTTTTCAGACTGGAGGTGGGTTCTGGAGAATTATTCAAGACAGTGGGACACCACAGTACTAAGCAACATCTGTTGGTGAATGATTCCCTTATAGATCTAACCTATCACATCACAGCCATAAATACAAGAGAGAAAGTTGTTCTTCAAGATTATGAACTGTAGTTCTGCCAGTGTCACCATCTCATCCTATTTCACGATCAAGGTACAGGTCTAGAATTGAAGAGAGACTAAAAATGCAAAAGGAATCTAGTACCCACATTCATTTCTGAGCAAGTCCGCACTGGGATAAAAACTTGGTTGCTCATATATATCCCAACCTAACAACAGATAAAAAGCTTTACAACAATTAGTTCAATCTAAttagcttcttttttttaaaaaggatcatTTGATGGTAATGACCACTTCCACACTGGTGCAACCCAAGCAAGAATATACGTCCTAATGTAAGCTTCTTGTATGGAATGGTTATTTGGTCATTCCTATGTTACAATTTATGTTCCAATGTCTTATGGTCAGGGGAGATCTTTGGTAGATATATTAAACAAAGATACTTCAGTGTACCTCCCATTGCTCCTTTCTCCTCTCAAAGTTTGGTTTTAGTATTTCAGGAAGGCCACCAATGTAgcaaggctctctctctctctcctctcaaaCACCCATCAGTTCTAATTTATAAAGGGAGGGAAAATATATCCCAATGAATTGGTTTCCATTATTTCTCTGTAGAATTtccaatgaaataaatgggattaTGCTATTCTTTCGGATCCTCCAGCAACTGAGTTGTACACGATCAGAGAGCTGAAGATCACCCATCCAGTTCAAATCCTTGCACAGGGGCAGTATGCTTCGTACATAAATCCCTCATAACCTGTAATCCAGATGTTGATTGGTCACAAGCTGGGGGGAAAGGAGAAAACCAAAGAGCTCCATACCAAAAGATCAGACAAACTAACAAACCCATGAGCAGTTATTCCTATAACTGCTTCTTACTTCCCTCTTCACACAAGAACAGGTCAACCTTCTACAGAGAAGCACTAGCATTCATCCAAAATCCATATGCACAGAAGAGCTAATTGATTTTCATATGTTGTGAATCATGTTGTTTTAAATATCTAGAGCTGGGCAGGTGGAGGGGGCTTTCTCAAGGGCATCTAAATTTTACAAAGGCAGATTGCCAGTGCAGGACCAGGTGCTTCAATAGAGAATGCTCTACTAAGTTACAACGCCCACTCAAATCAGCGGCTAGGCTGCTATTAGTCACCTTGCCCCATAGTGCATGATGGAATAGCAAGCACAATATGTTGTCTTATGGGTGACAGGCTACCCCACAGATCTCAACAGGTCATGTTTGCTTCTTGAAGTTTGAAAGCCACCCCTGCTCCAAATGCTACTTTAAAACTTAGATGAGGGGACAGAGTGCGCACTTTAATGCTCTGACAAAGAGTGCTCTCCTTGGATGAGCAAAGAAGCTGCATTGCCTGAGTGCACCCGGAGAGTCTGAGTGTGCTGTAATAGAGATGGTAACAGGTGACCCTGTCGATGGGAAACTTTCCCTTTCTGTCTGCTCTACCACAACCCAAGGTAACAAAGCAAGAGACTCTGAATGTGATACTGGAGCCAATTATCTGAATGAAAAGTGGGAAGAGAGGCTATGGGAAGAAACACAGCAATCGCTTATATGGACCAGGAAAAAAAAGCCATCTTTACACAGTGGTGCAAGCAGAGTTATATTACACAAAAGAGTACAAGTGCACCAAGTGCCCACACTAGGTCAATGCCGGTGCATTGAACAAGACGGTGGCCAGCATCGCAGTTTATACCTACTTAGCTCTCTCTAGATATACGGTATATTTATAAGTATGTATAGAGTTTACCACATGCATTTGTTTCAAAAGGAACTGTACATTCAGCCCAGGGTGATTTCTCTCCCCTGTGCTTCTTAGGCACTCATTTATTTTTTTCGGGCAAGGATAGCCACTCCCACAATCAGAGCTACAGCAGCCACCACCGCCCCTCCAACAAGGATCAGAGGCTTCATGTTCTCAAAAATGCTACTTCCCGGGGATTCCTCTGCATTGTTCCCTTCGTGCTCAGAGTCAGCAGGATGATTTGCGGCTTCAGGGCTCTCTGTTGTTGCTGTGGTAGAGCTAGGCTTCATATTGCCATGGTTGTTCAGCATGGCCGCCTCAttggcagccgccgccgccgccttttTTGCTGGGGTGCTGGCAGCAGGAGCCGGCTGCTCCTTAGAAGGAGCTTCTTTCTTATCGGCGACTGTGGCAGGCCCAGGGTTAGGCTTCTCAGGCTTTCCCGAGCTGGTGGTCTTGGGATCAGGCTTGTTTCCACTGCGGATGCTTCCTTTGGACTCCATCCTGCTCACCAGTGCAGCAGAGGCCAACTGCTCCCACTCTCAGACCAAATTAAAGGGGTGGTGTATGCAAAAAAGGCTGTGTTCACACGGTTCCCTTCACTCGGCCCTCAAGCCAAACACAAAAGCAAAAAGGATCCACCTCAAAACTGCTTGGCCTTGTGCGGCTTTAACTCTGTCTTCTAGGAGGGGCCCCTGCTCAGACAGTATTCCACTTGATCATGTTAGAGAACCTGCAAGAGGAAACGGAAAGGTCAGATCATGAAAGCCATCTGGAATAGCAGTCCATCTTTTCAGACATGGGAACACACCTTCAGCCCAACATGCATTTGAAGACTCACTTCTTAATTTTTTTGCCATGGATTTGTATGGTGATTTAAGGCAATATCCAGCTAAATGGATCCTCCACTAGCACACGGCTTTCTTGCACAAAggaatttctcctccctcctcctcctctccctacatgcccctgcaccctcctcaaatctgctctggagagttggagggaaacccagaacagatttagggggcctgcagagagagaggagaaattCTACTGCGTGAGCAGCAATCCTTGCCATAGAGGACCTTTTTAGCTGGATACCACCCATCGTGCTGCTATTGCAGCAGACCTTAGGTCAGACTGAGACCCATTTGTCTACCCAAACCTACTGGTTGAAAGCCAATAAGTGAGAGCACCTATTACAGCTACAGATGCCTCTGTCTTGTAAGAAAGGATGGTGCTAATTTACTACTTCTACTTACTTTGAACTGTGCTACCAAAATATGAATAGCAAACAATTCCCTGTTCTGAAGAGTCTGCGGTACAAGACATAAGAAAGggctgtggtggctggtgcaacaataggtggagccagagccaaacacagatggagccaactaattccagttttgtccccacTCTCCTCCCTGCTGCCTTCTACAATCCAAgacaaaagaggaggaagctgccagccagtgcatcCCTCTGGAacagttgtaagtaagaaggcaggcaggcggaggttggctgagggcagattgaagTTGGAGAGGCAGGGCCCCATTTACCATAAAAGACCAGCCCCCGCCGAGAAAGGGAAATAAACAGAAGAGTGCAAAGCAGTGGTTGACTATGTCAGCAGTTTCCACAAAGGACTCACTGACAGCATGGTGTCTTTTTGGCAGATTTTGCTCATCAGTTTCAAGCCTTGACCCAAACGTGCACAATCTTTTAGTCTCCTGTGCCACATCTTCAGTAAAACACCAGAGACCAAGCCACAGAAGCTCCCAATATCACTGTACGAGACCAGCAGTCAAACTCCACCATACATTTTGGGAGAATCAGAATCCCAGAGCCAAGGAACAATTATTGAAAGTTTGTTGGAGgcatacagcacaatcctaaacactgTTCACTCAGGAGGTGCACgtttcactgagttcagtggatttactACCTATTAAGGAAGGGTTGTGGttcagtgctttgcatgcaaaaggtcccaggtcaatTCCTGGGATctttaggtaggactgggagagaccaatgtctgaaatcctggagagccactgcagacAACACAAAGGTAGACGGAACAGTGGCCTTACTTGGTTTCCTATGTACTCATTGGTAGGTGTTCTGAAATTTGCAACTTCAGTTTTAGAGGTCCTTGATCATAGGCTTTGACGATGAAACCCTTTGATGAAACCCTGTGATGGGATAAAACTGGATTATTTCCATTACCCTTGGAAAAGTGCAATCCAGCATCCAAAGGTCATTGGGATGATGGAATTGATCAACAAACCTTGGCAAGGGCTTAGATGGCTCAGGACCTTTTCAAGGCAAACCTTTCCCCCACCTCCATCCCAGTTCAAATAATGTCTAGGAAAGGTTCTcagctcccagcagcagcccaagaCATCTTGCTGGCAacaccaaccaccaccacagtgGCCAGCTACATCAAACAGAGAAGCTGACTGGGCTGGGAGTTGAATCATCCTTCCACACTGATGCTGTGGCAGCATCCTCCATCACACCCtgagcagcaggctagcttaggggggcCTGGGCAGGTTGCAAGGCCCGGTCTTTCAGCATTTTGCTGCCGCTCACTCACCACTCAGCCTGGCACTTGTTTGCTCCCTTTTTGGACAAATGCTGCAGAGCAAAGGTGTCAGCACCAGAGTGTCCCATGAGCACAGCATTGCATGCCCAACTGACCTGCTGGAGCTCATTTCCTGAGTTGGCTGCCTCTTTGCCTACTTGCTGGGTCAGGGGCTTTCCCAATGGTGCTGTCTCTGTTGCACTGGATGAAATCACTGGGAGAGACAGACCGCCCAAGCCAGCTTCACTGCCCCCAGGGCTCAAGAGGTCTCAGGAAGAGCCGCTGGATGGTGGCTGCCACCGCCACTCCCCCCCCTCCTCACTCGAACTAAAGGTAAAGCTAGCCTTGCCAGCTAATGTGATTTAAACAGACTCTAAGATATCTCACTTATTTTGGAAAATTGAAAGCCATGTCTGCAGATCTCTGGGTTTCCAGGAAAGAAGTGTGTAGCCCACAATTGGTTTAGGTTACATGGGAAATGAATAGGAGCCCATCAGCCAGCTAGTTCCATCACAGAGCAGCAGTAGACTCATGGTATAAGTGACCTACCTGTGAATAAAGAGTAAATAAGAAACAGCCCTCATAATTATCTCCCCATCAGTCTTTTAGGATTTTCAGAGCCCTTTGGAGAGCTTTTGTTCCAGCAAAGTTAAATATAGGCCTATAATACATCCATCTAAAAATGAGAGCCTCCTGGCAATCCTCTCCCACCATCCTCTTGTAAGATGAAACAATGAGTAGGAAGAGTTTGTATTTTTTTACAATTCAAAACAGTTTTATGTACCAGACAGTAAAATGTCTATGCAATATTTAAACTAGATTATCTCTTCCTTTAGggagcagggtggtggtgggaagagaAGGGTGCTGAATAATAAAACCCTCCA
This DNA window, taken from Rhineura floridana isolate rRhiFlo1 chromosome 2, rRhiFlo1.hap2, whole genome shotgun sequence, encodes the following:
- the CEND1 gene encoding cell cycle exit and neuronal differentiation protein 1, encoding MESKGSIRSGNKPDPKTTSSGKPEKPNPGPATVADKKEAPSKEQPAPAASTPAKKAAAAAANEAAMLNNHGNMKPSSTTATTESPEAANHPADSEHEGNNAEESPGSSIFENMKPLILVGGAVVAAVALIVGVAILARKK